The Setaria italica strain Yugu1 chromosome IX, Setaria_italica_v2.0, whole genome shotgun sequence genome has a window encoding:
- the LOC101754343 gene encoding phenolic glucoside malonyltransferase 2-like: MPPAVRTRLATTISLPSDCVPLPAPGRRVPLSSFDAHWAALPPVCHVFLFPAPSPPRPSQDIARALRSSLAAVLQAFHPLAGEVAYSPDSRTVSIVLGDDARVAFVEAETDLAFARLVVEGAEYEQDVDALRQLVPDIRRDELPAPVMAVQVTEFVGGDGCVAVGLAVHHAAVDGRGLWRFIEMWAAAAAAAAAGVHQGRVTGNPAPPLQDRSLVSFDGDEEVAGVFLRQVTPDLPRVSHLPKVSC, translated from the exons ATGCCGCCGGCCGTGCGAACGAGGCTCGCCACCAccatctccctcccctccgACTGCGTGCCGCTGCCGGCTCCGGGCCGCCGCGTGCCGCTCTCCTCCTTCGACGCGCACTGGGCGGCGCTCCCGCCCGTCTGCCACGTCTTCCTCTTCCCCGCACCGTCGCCACCTCGTCCTTCCCAGGACATAGCGCGCGCGCTCAGGTCCTCGCTGGCGGCGGTCCTCCAGGCGTTCCACCCCCTTGCCGGCGAGGTCGCCTACTCGCCGGACTCGCGCACCGTGTCCATCGTCCTCGGCGACGATGCCCGCGTCGCGTTCGTCGAGGCCGAGACGGATCTCGCGTTCGCGAGGCTCGTCGTGGAGGGTGCCGAGTACGAGCAGGACGTTGACGCACTCCGGCAGCTAGTGCCGGACATCCGCCGGGACGAGCTACCAGCGCCGGTGATGGCAGTGCAG GTGACGGAgttcgtcggcggcgacgggtgcGTGGCGGTGGGGCTGGCGGTGCATCACGCTGCGGTGGACGGGCGTGGGTTGTGGCGGTTCATAGAGATgtgggctgcggcggcggcggcagcagcagcgggggTTCACCAGGGCCGTGTTACCGGGAATCCGGCACCGCCGCTTCAGGACCGCAGCCTGGTGAGcttcgacggcgacgaggaggtggccggcgtgTTCTTGCGGCAGGTTACGCCGGACTTGCCCAGAGTTAGCCATTTGCCCAAGGTGAGTTGCTGA